The Nicotiana tabacum cultivar K326 chromosome 14, ASM71507v2, whole genome shotgun sequence genome contains a region encoding:
- the LOC107822824 gene encoding putative calcium-binding protein CML19 — MEVYQQQYRRLLDRLDENGDGKISASELQQCVHLIGKDMSYDEAKAAVAAHDSDDDGLLDFDDFVRLVEDGTEEEKARELKEAFRMYEMEGCGCITPESLQRMLDRLGESRTIDECRGMIARYDINGDGLLNFDEFVIMMHC, encoded by the coding sequence ATGGAAGTATACCAGCAGCAGTACAGGCGACTACTTGACCGCCTAGATGAAAACGGAGATGGGAAAATATCAGCATCAGAGTTGCAACAATGTGTACATTTGATTGGCAAAGATATGTCATATGACGAAGCAAAGGCTGCGGTTGCAGCCCATGACTCGGACGATGATGGCTTATTGGATTTCGATGATTTTGTCAGATTAGTAGAAGATGGGACCGAAGAAGAGAAGGCGCGCGAGTTGAAGGAGGCATTTCGGATGTATGAAATGGAGGGATGTGGATGCATTACTCCGGAGAGTTTACAGAGAATGCTCGATAGATTAGGGGAGTCGAGAACTATTGACGAGTGCAGAGGAATGATTGCGAGATATGATATTAATGGCGATGGTTTACTGAATTTTGATGAGTTTGTGATCATGATGCATTGCTAG